The Endozoicomonas montiporae CL-33 genome contains a region encoding:
- the pgm gene encoding phosphoglucomutase (alpha-D-glucose-1,6-bisphosphate-dependent) — translation MHPLAGKIATDELLANIPRLVSDYYTISPDPADPAQRVQFGTSGHRGTSSQATFNEAHILAVSQAICEYRKDQGITGPMFVGMDTHALSEPALISAVEVFAANEVDVRIHEGRGYTPTPVISHAIVSFNRDNDLLADGVVITPSHNPPEDGGFKYNPPHGGPAGTDVTNWVQDRANELIAQGLKGVKRLNFADALASDYVTEYDYITPYVDDLENVVDMEAIRKAGLKIGVDPLGGSGLYFWEPIAERYGLNIELVSRKVDPTFSFMHVDKDGKIRMDCSSACSMAGLINMKDDFDIAFGNDPDFDRHGIVTKTHGLLNPNHYLAVAIDYLYRHREGWPKSARIGKTLVSSSIIGRVAEGLEREICEVPVGFKWFVDGLTSGDLAFGGEESAGAAFLRRDGTTWCTDKDGFILALLAAEITAVTGKNPGELYDELTAKYGSPVYERLQAPADNEQKKVLSGMSPDMVRAETLAGDPITAKITHAPGNGAAIGGLKVETANGWFAARPSGTEAVYKIYTESFKGKEHLKQLQEEAQAMVSDVFNNA, via the coding sequence ATGCATCCGCTAGCAGGCAAAATTGCTACAGACGAACTACTGGCCAATATTCCACGACTGGTCAGTGACTATTACACCATTAGCCCTGATCCAGCTGATCCAGCCCAGCGTGTGCAGTTTGGTACTTCTGGTCATCGTGGCACATCGTCTCAGGCAACCTTTAATGAAGCCCATATTCTGGCAGTCAGCCAGGCAATTTGTGAATATCGTAAAGATCAGGGTATTACCGGCCCGATGTTTGTTGGTATGGACACCCATGCCCTGTCGGAGCCAGCTCTGATCAGTGCTGTTGAAGTGTTTGCGGCCAACGAAGTGGACGTACGCATCCATGAGGGTCGTGGTTACACACCTACCCCTGTGATTTCCCATGCCATTGTCAGCTTTAACCGCGACAATGACCTGCTGGCCGACGGCGTGGTGATCACCCCATCTCACAACCCGCCGGAAGATGGAGGTTTCAAATACAACCCTCCACACGGTGGCCCTGCCGGTACCGATGTTACAAACTGGGTTCAGGATCGAGCCAATGAGCTGATTGCGCAGGGTCTGAAAGGTGTGAAACGCCTGAACTTTGCCGATGCTCTGGCATCGGACTATGTGACAGAGTACGACTACATCACTCCCTATGTTGATGATCTGGAAAATGTGGTTGATATGGAAGCCATCCGCAAAGCCGGTCTGAAAATTGGCGTTGACCCGTTGGGTGGTTCCGGTCTGTATTTCTGGGAACCGATTGCTGAACGCTATGGCCTGAATATCGAGCTGGTCAGCCGCAAAGTCGATCCGACATTCTCTTTCATGCACGTTGATAAAGACGGCAAAATCCGTATGGATTGCTCCTCTGCCTGCTCCATGGCCGGCCTGATTAACATGAAAGACGACTTTGACATTGCATTTGGTAACGATCCGGACTTTGACCGTCATGGCATTGTGACCAAAACCCATGGTTTGCTGAACCCTAACCACTACCTTGCAGTGGCTATTGATTACCTGTATCGCCATCGTGAAGGTTGGCCGAAGTCTGCCCGAATTGGTAAAACACTGGTATCCAGCAGCATCATTGGGCGCGTTGCCGAAGGTCTGGAGCGCGAAATCTGCGAAGTGCCGGTTGGTTTTAAATGGTTTGTGGATGGCCTGACTTCCGGCGATCTGGCTTTTGGTGGTGAAGAAAGTGCCGGAGCCGCTTTCCTGCGTCGTGATGGTACCACCTGGTGCACTGATAAAGACGGCTTCATTCTGGCACTGCTGGCAGCTGAAATTACTGCAGTGACCGGTAAGAATCCGGGTGAACTGTACGACGAACTGACGGCTAAATACGGTTCGCCGGTTTACGAACGACTGCAGGCACCGGCAGATAATGAACAGAAGAAAGTCCTGTCTGGTATGAGTCCGGACATGGTCAGGGCTGAAACGCTGGCGGGTGACCCGATCACAGCCAAGATCACTCACGCACCAGGCAATGGTGCTGCGATTGGTGGCCTGAAAGTGGAAACTGCCAATGGCTGGTTTGCTGCACGTCCTTCCGGAACTGAAGCGGTGTATAAAATTTACACAGAGAGTTTCAAGGGTAAAGAACACCTGAAGCAGCTTCAGGAAGAAGCTCAGGCTATGGTCTCTGACGTTTTTAACAACGCCTGA
- the glgX gene encoding glycogen debranching protein GlgX, with protein sequence MTEQTKFLPSAAADESAVCYETGPGRPELQGATLMLQGEHSLMPASAGRADGANFSVYAPQAQRLELCLFDGNDKETRLPMEPSAMGVWHLFVSGVRAGQCYGFRADGQWHPDLSPRFNNRKLLLDPYSREVKGEVSWHPALFDYSISKSTGAWNISEIDSAGVMPRSVVREREFDWQEVRKPGTSRTDSIIYELHVKGFSIQNEAVPEELRGTYLGLSHPASIAYLKQLGVTAVELLPVTSRVSEERLDNMGLSNYWGYNPLCLMAPEPSLAIDDPVTEMKTMVRELHRAGIEVIMDVVFNHTCESGHGGPSLSLRGLSERDYYLIDETIDVRGHKKIDSTNYTGCGNTMNFDSPQTLKLTMDALRCWVEEYHIDGFRFDLAPTMARQGRVFRKDSAFFQAIYQDPLLSQCKMIAEPWDIGPEGYRLAGFPREWQEWNDRYRDGIRSFWRGDNHRVADIGWRMVGSVDIFGSHRPIGSINYICSHDGFTLNDLVSYEHRHNLANGEHNRDGDAHNYSCNYGVEGQTTHTPILERRQRAKRNMLATLMLSRGTPMLMAGDEFGNTQDGNNNAYCQDSKLSWLDWSWQNDESAWQEKELQAFTAKLIELRKTHPLLQGDGGRQHVCWMDRHGALLNEHQLGQVKGGCLGLKITVPEMDHKTNDCPDQEAHKTKALYILMNNEKVNRRFTFADRYSQSFWFTLLDTSEPEPIKHDVLMTRGWHLVTEHSLVIVEEKS encoded by the coding sequence ATGACTGAACAAACCAAATTTCTACCAAGTGCAGCCGCCGATGAATCGGCGGTATGTTATGAGACAGGTCCCGGGCGTCCTGAGTTGCAGGGAGCGACTTTGATGTTACAGGGTGAGCATAGTCTGATGCCTGCTTCAGCCGGGCGGGCGGATGGTGCGAACTTTTCTGTTTATGCCCCGCAGGCGCAACGGTTGGAACTGTGCCTGTTTGACGGGAACGATAAAGAAACCCGGTTGCCAATGGAGCCTTCGGCCATGGGCGTATGGCATTTGTTTGTCAGCGGTGTCAGAGCCGGGCAGTGTTATGGTTTCAGGGCTGACGGGCAGTGGCATCCGGACCTTAGCCCTCGCTTTAACAATCGTAAACTGCTGCTTGATCCATATAGCCGTGAAGTGAAGGGAGAGGTCAGCTGGCATCCTGCGCTGTTCGATTATTCGATTTCCAAATCAACCGGCGCCTGGAACATCAGTGAAATTGACAGTGCCGGTGTTATGCCGCGCAGTGTGGTCAGGGAACGGGAGTTTGACTGGCAGGAGGTCAGGAAACCGGGTACCTCCCGAACCGACAGCATTATTTATGAGCTGCATGTCAAAGGCTTTTCCATCCAGAATGAAGCGGTTCCCGAGGAGCTGCGGGGCACGTATCTGGGTCTGAGTCATCCGGCGTCTATTGCTTATCTGAAACAGCTGGGCGTTACTGCTGTTGAGTTACTGCCGGTGACCTCCCGTGTCAGTGAAGAGCGCCTGGATAATATGGGACTCAGCAATTACTGGGGCTATAACCCGTTATGCCTGATGGCTCCGGAACCATCGCTGGCGATTGATGATCCGGTGACCGAAATGAAAACCATGGTCAGGGAGCTGCACCGTGCTGGTATTGAAGTGATCATGGATGTGGTGTTTAACCATACCTGTGAAAGCGGACATGGTGGTCCTAGCCTGAGTTTGCGTGGTCTTAGTGAACGGGATTATTACCTGATTGATGAGACAATAGACGTTCGTGGTCATAAGAAAATTGACAGCACGAATTACACGGGCTGTGGCAATACCATGAACTTTGATAGCCCTCAGACCCTGAAACTGACCATGGATGCCCTGCGTTGTTGGGTTGAAGAATATCACATCGATGGTTTTCGGTTTGATCTGGCACCCACCATGGCGCGTCAGGGTCGTGTATTCCGTAAAGACAGTGCCTTCTTTCAGGCTATCTATCAGGATCCGCTACTGTCACAGTGCAAGATGATTGCCGAGCCCTGGGATATTGGCCCCGAAGGTTACCGGCTGGCAGGCTTTCCCCGGGAATGGCAGGAGTGGAATGACCGTTATCGTGATGGTATTCGCTCGTTCTGGCGTGGTGACAACCATCGTGTTGCAGACATTGGCTGGCGAATGGTGGGTTCGGTGGATATTTTCGGTAGTCACCGACCCATTGGCAGCATTAATTACATCTGTAGCCACGACGGGTTCACACTGAATGATCTGGTCTCGTATGAACACCGGCATAACCTTGCCAACGGTGAGCATAACCGGGATGGCGATGCCCACAATTATTCCTGTAATTACGGTGTTGAAGGGCAGACGACGCATACGCCTATTCTTGAAAGGCGACAGCGGGCAAAGCGCAATATGCTGGCAACATTGATGCTATCCAGAGGCACGCCCATGCTGATGGCTGGCGATGAATTTGGCAATACACAGGATGGAAACAACAATGCGTATTGTCAGGATTCGAAACTGTCCTGGCTGGACTGGTCCTGGCAGAACGATGAATCTGCCTGGCAGGAAAAAGAACTGCAAGCCTTCACCGCGAAATTGATCGAGTTGCGTAAAACGCATCCGTTGCTGCAGGGTGATGGTGGTCGCCAGCATGTCTGCTGGATGGATCGGCATGGTGCTCTTTTAAATGAACACCAGCTGGGACAGGTTAAGGGCGGCTGCCTTGGGCTGAAAATAACTGTCCCGGAAATGGATCATAAGACCAATGACTGTCCTGATCAGGAGGCACATAAGACAAAGGCTCTGTATATCCTGATGAATAACGAAAAAGTTAACCGTCGGTTTACATTCGCTGACAGATACAGCCAGAGCTTCTGGTTTACCCTTCTGGACACATCGGAGCCTGAACCCATCAAGCATGATGTTTTGATGACCAGAGGTTGGCACCTTGTTACTGAACACAGTTTGGTGATTGTTGAAGAAAAAAGTTAG
- the glgB gene encoding 1,4-alpha-glucan branching protein GlgB — MTNSIESLLDDLRDGCCARPFDVLGVHDVDYAPSGVDPSRKEKIVRVWRPDALSVHLVDLETGQMPGEMVQVTSGVFERVLDAGSSLHVYRLEIQTKDHQSFTYVDPWQFGAHVFSQVFVEPYRSYRYMGARLVSITAVAGQDVQGAMFRVYAPHARSVALVGSFNGWDARLHPMQASDDGIWRLFIPHVCAGDLYKFELRDLEGTLLPHKSDPYGFYAEQPPGNASIVYDQDRYRWQDSNWLHQGQLQQPVSVYEVHLGSWRREGRREKQLNGEDRWLTYQELANELIPYVVEQGFTHIELLPPMEHPFSGSWGYQPVGLYAPTSRFGSPDDFKAFVDRCHQNGLGVILDWVPAHFPSDPHGLGRFDGTPLYEYADPKRGWHPDWQTHIYDYGKPAVRDFLISNALFWLDCFHIDGLRVDAVASMLYLDYSRAEGEWEPNIHGGNEHLEAVDFLKRLNETVYGHYPDAITIAEESTSWPGVSKPTYENGLGFGYKWNMGWMHDSLEYMKHEPQYRRYHHGELMFSMEYHYSEHFILALSHDEVVHGKGTLLGKMPGDDWRRFANLRAYYGFMFAHPGKKLLFMGAEIGSLTEWNHDDQLDWTLLDDDSERGIFSRGVHKLVRDLNQLYRSHPALYQSDYDSWGFSWVVGDDTEQSVYAFLRRGGSQPPVLVVCNFTPEVRYGYRVGVPTVGKWYELLNTDAAAYGGSGVINADCLNTEFVEAHGYEQSLVLTLPPLGTVFLIPDD, encoded by the coding sequence ATGACAAATTCTATCGAGTCTCTTCTGGACGACCTCAGGGATGGATGTTGTGCCCGACCTTTTGATGTTCTGGGTGTTCATGATGTTGATTACGCTCCTTCCGGAGTTGACCCGTCACGCAAAGAAAAAATTGTCAGGGTTTGGCGTCCGGATGCCCTGTCGGTTCATCTGGTTGACCTTGAAACGGGTCAGATGCCGGGTGAAATGGTGCAGGTGACCAGTGGTGTGTTTGAGCGGGTACTGGATGCCGGCAGTTCATTACACGTATATCGTCTGGAAATTCAAACTAAAGATCACCAGTCGTTTACTTACGTTGATCCCTGGCAGTTTGGTGCGCATGTATTCAGTCAGGTGTTTGTGGAGCCCTATCGTTCTTACCGCTATATGGGTGCCAGACTGGTCAGCATTACTGCAGTTGCCGGTCAGGATGTGCAGGGCGCTATGTTCCGGGTTTATGCTCCTCATGCCCGCAGCGTTGCCCTGGTAGGCAGTTTTAATGGTTGGGATGCCCGGTTACATCCGATGCAGGCATCGGATGATGGCATCTGGAGATTGTTTATTCCCCATGTCTGTGCTGGAGACCTGTATAAATTCGAGTTAAGGGATTTGGAGGGTACTTTGCTGCCCCATAAGTCCGATCCCTATGGATTCTATGCAGAGCAGCCACCGGGAAATGCGTCCATCGTCTACGATCAGGATCGCTATCGCTGGCAGGACAGTAACTGGCTGCATCAGGGGCAGCTGCAACAACCTGTTAGTGTTTATGAAGTCCATTTGGGCTCATGGCGAAGAGAGGGGCGAAGAGAGAAACAGCTCAACGGTGAAGATCGCTGGCTGACTTATCAGGAGTTGGCGAATGAACTGATTCCTTATGTTGTGGAGCAGGGATTCACACATATAGAGCTTCTTCCGCCTATGGAACACCCGTTCAGTGGCTCCTGGGGCTACCAGCCAGTGGGTTTGTATGCGCCAACCAGCCGTTTCGGTTCGCCCGATGATTTCAAGGCGTTTGTTGATCGCTGTCACCAGAACGGGCTAGGTGTGATTCTCGACTGGGTGCCTGCCCATTTTCCTTCTGATCCACACGGCCTTGGTCGTTTTGATGGAACGCCATTGTATGAATACGCTGATCCGAAGCGTGGTTGGCATCCTGACTGGCAGACTCATATATATGACTATGGAAAGCCAGCGGTGCGCGACTTCCTGATCAGTAATGCCCTTTTCTGGCTGGATTGTTTTCATATCGATGGTCTTCGGGTTGATGCCGTGGCATCCATGTTGTACCTGGACTATTCCCGGGCTGAAGGGGAGTGGGAACCCAATATTCATGGTGGCAATGAACACCTCGAAGCCGTTGATTTTCTTAAACGACTCAATGAAACCGTTTATGGTCATTACCCTGATGCCATCACCATTGCTGAAGAATCGACCAGCTGGCCGGGCGTTTCAAAGCCGACGTACGAGAACGGTCTGGGGTTTGGTTATAAGTGGAATATGGGATGGATGCATGATTCGCTGGAGTATATGAAGCATGAGCCCCAGTATCGGCGCTACCATCATGGTGAGTTGATGTTCAGCATGGAGTACCACTATTCCGAGCATTTTATTCTGGCGCTTTCGCACGATGAAGTCGTACACGGTAAGGGCACTCTGTTGGGAAAAATGCCGGGTGACGACTGGCGTCGTTTTGCTAACCTGCGGGCCTACTATGGCTTTATGTTTGCCCATCCCGGAAAAAAACTGCTGTTTATGGGGGCAGAAATTGGCAGCCTGACAGAGTGGAATCATGATGATCAGCTGGACTGGACGCTGTTGGACGACGACAGCGAGCGTGGAATCTTCAGTCGGGGGGTGCATAAACTGGTCAGGGATCTGAATCAGCTGTATCGCAGTCATCCTGCCCTGTATCAGTCGGATTATGACAGCTGGGGTTTTAGCTGGGTGGTTGGTGATGATACCGAACAGAGTGTTTATGCTTTTCTCCGGCGAGGAGGCAGTCAGCCACCGGTTCTGGTGGTCTGTAACTTTACCCCCGAGGTTCGCTATGGCTACCGTGTAGGAGTACCGACTGTTGGCAAATGGTATGAATTGCTTAATACCGATGCGGCTGCTTATGGTGGTAGTGGCGTGATAAATGCCGACTGTTTAAACACAGAATTTGTCGAGGCTCATGGTTATGAGCAGTCGCTGGTGTTAACGTTGCCCCCTCTGGGGACGGTTTTCCTGATTCCTGATGATTGA
- the glgB gene encoding 1,4-alpha-glucan branching protein GlgB has protein sequence MTADINPKAISGILDRAQVSCPFDYLGIQPHDSGKGLVVRFWNPNAVSATLIQLPRKTVISTMKCLSPGLFEWHLPRRKKAFNYVIKAVMSDGRQEEIVDPYQFGEYVLKQHDIEPSALYRHLGAHLHEHAVSASVSISGTLFKVYAPNARSVSVVGSFNDWDGRIHPMASADDGIWRLFIPGVEEQALYKFELHDQQGNLLPLKADPFGRYSEQYPGLASIVDRPQRYQWRDDDWLKHRTQMHSKPMSVYEVHPGSWKRHSDGRPLSYRELAEQLIPYVRKMGFTHIELMPVNEHPYFESWGYQPVGLFAPTSRYGSPDDFKFFVDRCHQAGIGVILDWVPAHFPEDKHGLARFDGTALYEYEDTSRGFHPDWHTLIYNFGSGWVQDFLISSALFWLDEFHIDGLRVDAVASMLYLDYSRQAGEWKPNRYGGNEHLEAVTFLQRLNTLAGRYFPDCMTIAEESTSWGGVSRPVNEGGLGFGFKWNMGWMHDSLEYMQRLPEHRCYHHTELSFSMVYAYSENFVLSLSHDEVVHGKGTILDRMPGDAWQKMANLRAYYGLMFAHPGKKLLFMGNELASTSEWDVNSSLQWSLLEQKEHAGIQTLVKDLNVVYRSVPALYELDHSRDGFRWLIIDDHAQSVYAWLRRDKAGNPVVVICNMTPVVRNHYRVGVPESKGWCELINTDDLRYGGSGVGDDQYNSEMVPSHGYKQSFSLTLPPLSTLILQGI, from the coding sequence ATGACGGCCGACATCAACCCAAAAGCAATATCCGGCATTCTTGATCGTGCCCAGGTATCCTGCCCTTTTGATTATCTGGGTATTCAGCCACACGACAGTGGTAAGGGTTTGGTGGTTCGTTTTTGGAATCCCAATGCCGTTAGTGCAACGCTCATTCAATTACCCCGCAAAACGGTGATCAGCACAATGAAGTGTCTGTCGCCGGGTTTATTTGAATGGCATCTGCCACGCCGAAAGAAAGCATTTAATTATGTCATAAAAGCGGTCATGAGCGATGGCAGACAGGAAGAGATTGTTGATCCTTACCAGTTTGGCGAGTACGTATTAAAACAGCATGATATAGAGCCGTCGGCATTGTATCGACACCTGGGGGCTCATTTGCACGAACATGCTGTCAGTGCTTCGGTCAGCATTTCGGGCACACTGTTTAAAGTGTATGCGCCCAATGCCCGTTCAGTCAGTGTCGTGGGTTCCTTTAACGATTGGGATGGGCGTATTCATCCCATGGCGAGTGCCGACGACGGTATTTGGCGTCTGTTCATTCCCGGTGTTGAAGAGCAGGCGTTATATAAGTTTGAACTTCATGATCAACAGGGAAATTTGTTGCCACTGAAAGCCGATCCTTTTGGTCGATACAGTGAACAGTACCCCGGCCTTGCCAGCATCGTGGATAGGCCACAACGTTATCAGTGGCGCGATGATGACTGGCTAAAACATCGTACGCAGATGCATTCTAAGCCGATGTCCGTTTATGAAGTGCATCCCGGCTCGTGGAAACGTCACAGTGATGGTCGTCCGTTGAGTTATCGTGAACTGGCTGAACAGCTGATTCCTTATGTCAGGAAAATGGGCTTTACCCATATTGAACTGATGCCGGTGAATGAACACCCTTACTTTGAGTCCTGGGGGTATCAGCCGGTGGGGCTGTTTGCTCCCACCAGTCGCTATGGTTCACCGGATGACTTTAAGTTTTTTGTTGATCGTTGCCATCAGGCCGGTATCGGGGTGATTCTGGACTGGGTGCCCGCTCACTTTCCCGAAGACAAACACGGGCTGGCTCGTTTTGACGGTACGGCTTTGTATGAATACGAAGACACTTCTCGCGGTTTCCACCCAGACTGGCACACACTCATTTATAACTTTGGCAGTGGCTGGGTGCAGGACTTTCTGATCAGCAGTGCACTGTTCTGGCTGGATGAATTTCATATCGACGGACTGCGGGTGGATGCAGTGGCTTCCATGCTGTATCTGGATTACTCCAGACAGGCAGGGGAATGGAAGCCCAACCGCTATGGTGGTAACGAACATCTGGAAGCGGTGACGTTTCTGCAACGTTTGAATACTCTGGCAGGACGTTATTTTCCGGATTGTATGACCATTGCCGAAGAATCAACCAGCTGGGGTGGTGTCAGCAGGCCGGTTAATGAAGGTGGATTGGGTTTTGGCTTCAAGTGGAATATGGGCTGGATGCACGATTCTCTGGAATATATGCAACGATTACCGGAACATCGTTGTTATCATCATACCGAGTTGAGTTTCAGTATGGTGTATGCCTACAGTGAAAATTTTGTACTGTCACTGTCGCACGATGAAGTGGTACACGGCAAAGGCACAATTCTGGATAGAATGCCGGGAGATGCCTGGCAGAAGATGGCTAACCTGAGAGCCTATTATGGTCTTATGTTTGCTCACCCCGGAAAGAAACTGCTGTTTATGGGGAATGAGCTGGCATCCACTTCAGAATGGGACGTCAACAGCAGTTTGCAATGGTCATTGCTTGAGCAGAAAGAGCACGCAGGCATACAAACACTGGTGAAAGATCTGAATGTTGTATATCGCAGTGTACCTGCTCTTTATGAGCTGGATCATAGCCGCGACGGATTCCGCTGGCTGATTATTGATGACCATGCGCAGAGTGTCTATGCCTGGCTGCGTCGTGATAAAGCCGGTAACCCGGTAGTAGTGATTTGCAATATGACACCGGTTGTCCGGAACCATTACCGGGTGGGAGTTCCCGAGTCAAAAGGCTGGTGCGAACTGATTAACACAGATGATCTCCGGTATGGCGGCAGTGGCGTGGGCGATGATCAGTACAACAGTGAAATGGTTCCATCTCATGGCTATAAACAGAGCTTTTCTTTGACCCTTCCGCCATTATCAACCCTTATTCTGCAGGGCATCTGA
- a CDS encoding glycogen/starch/alpha-glucan phosphorylase has protein sequence MSANKTEQYAATTLDADRLAQSIKRHLQQSLGVDLEEAGPAEYWEALSLVVRELGLDLIRKTRHKERDEKARRVYYLSLEFLVGRLLGNNLHNLGIYKQAEEAMANLGVNLTDVLEHETDPALGNGGLGRLAACFMDSLATLDLPAFGYGINYRFGLFKQDFAGGKQVESPDGWREESCPWGIERPKRKQLIKLYGRVSERAGKAVWEDTQEILGMPWDVPVTGYGTDTVNTLRLWESRAAEGFDLSSFDEGRYQESRSGEIQAENVSQVLYPNDNHPAGKELRLIQQYFFVACSIADLIARYKRENGDNWDDFAEKVAIQLNDTHPAIAVPELMRILMDEEDIVFSKALSICREVFSYTNHTLLPEALEKWPQNLITKVLPRHMQIIHMINYHFLHTEVEAQWPGDNNMKRRLSIIEEPERPGGQQMVRMAYLSVVGSHKVNGVAALHSGLVKTTLFPEFNEMWPDKLVNVTNGVTPRRWLDYCNPELAKLIDDTIGNDGKVDWRRNLSQLDAINAYADDPAFQKKFAAIKHDNKIRFAAVVKELCNIDISPDAIFDVQIKRLHEYKRQQLNLLHIMALYRRLLDNPDLDVPQRVFIFGAKAAPGYKVAKTIIHAINRVAERVNNDRRIKDKLKVVFLPNYRITLAEKIIPAADVSEQISTAGFEASGTGNMKFALNGALTVGTLDGANVEIAEEVGDDNIFIYGLTVDEVAELRHRGYNPKDVYNSNAELKAVIDWLASGDLCPEEPDAFRPLVDSLLGGDYFLTLVDYQAYSDAHDKIVATWKKPELWWKKAIINTASMGKFSSDRSIMDYAKTIWNMA, from the coding sequence ATGAGCGCAAACAAGACTGAGCAGTATGCAGCTACAACACTTGATGCCGATCGACTGGCACAGAGCATCAAGCGCCACTTGCAGCAGTCTCTGGGTGTTGATCTGGAGGAGGCGGGACCGGCCGAATACTGGGAGGCATTAAGCCTGGTGGTTCGTGAGCTGGGTCTGGACTTAATTCGTAAAACTCGACACAAAGAGCGTGATGAAAAAGCACGTCGGGTTTATTACCTGTCTTTGGAGTTCCTCGTAGGCCGTTTGCTGGGGAACAACCTACACAACCTGGGTATTTATAAACAGGCTGAAGAAGCCATGGCTAACCTGGGTGTCAATCTGACTGATGTCCTGGAGCACGAAACCGATCCGGCTCTGGGTAATGGTGGTCTAGGTCGTCTGGCCGCCTGTTTTATGGATTCGCTGGCGACACTGGACCTGCCTGCCTTCGGTTACGGCATCAATTACCGTTTCGGACTATTCAAGCAGGACTTCGCCGGTGGCAAGCAGGTGGAAAGCCCGGATGGCTGGAGAGAAGAGTCCTGCCCATGGGGTATTGAACGTCCCAAGCGCAAACAGCTGATCAAACTGTATGGACGTGTTTCCGAAAGAGCAGGCAAGGCTGTCTGGGAAGACACTCAGGAAATTCTGGGTATGCCATGGGACGTACCGGTGACCGGATATGGTACCGATACAGTCAATACCCTTCGTCTGTGGGAGAGTCGGGCTGCGGAAGGTTTTGACCTGTCCAGTTTTGACGAAGGCCGTTATCAGGAGTCCCGTTCCGGCGAGATTCAGGCTGAAAACGTTAGTCAGGTGTTGTATCCGAACGACAATCACCCTGCGGGTAAAGAGTTACGACTGATTCAGCAGTACTTCTTTGTCGCCTGTTCCATTGCCGACCTGATTGCCCGTTACAAGCGTGAAAACGGCGACAACTGGGATGATTTTGCTGAAAAGGTAGCCATTCAGCTGAACGACACCCATCCTGCGATTGCAGTGCCGGAACTGATGCGAATTCTGATGGACGAGGAAGACATTGTATTCAGCAAAGCATTGTCTATCTGTCGAGAAGTTTTCTCCTATACCAACCACACATTGCTGCCGGAAGCGCTGGAAAAATGGCCTCAGAACCTGATTACCAAGGTGCTGCCACGCCATATGCAGATCATCCACATGATCAACTACCACTTCCTGCACACTGAAGTGGAAGCTCAATGGCCGGGTGACAATAATATGAAACGTCGTCTGTCCATTATTGAAGAGCCTGAGCGTCCTGGTGGTCAGCAGATGGTTCGCATGGCGTATCTGTCTGTTGTAGGAAGCCATAAGGTGAATGGTGTTGCAGCCCTGCACTCCGGTTTGGTTAAAACCACACTGTTCCCCGAGTTTAATGAAATGTGGCCGGACAAACTGGTGAATGTCACCAATGGTGTGACGCCTCGCCGCTGGCTGGACTACTGTAACCCGGAACTGGCCAAGCTGATTGACGATACCATTGGCAACGATGGCAAGGTGGACTGGCGCAGAAACCTGTCTCAGCTGGACGCCATCAACGCTTATGCTGATGATCCTGCATTCCAGAAAAAGTTTGCAGCCATCAAGCACGACAACAAGATCCGTTTTGCGGCAGTGGTCAAAGAGCTGTGCAACATCGACATCAGCCCGGATGCCATCTTCGATGTGCAAATCAAGCGTCTGCACGAGTACAAGCGTCAGCAGCTGAACCTGTTGCATATTATGGCGCTGTATCGTCGCCTGCTGGATAACCCGGATCTGGATGTACCGCAGCGTGTGTTTATTTTCGGTGCTAAAGCGGCTCCCGGCTATAAAGTGGCGAAAACCATCATTCATGCCATCAATCGTGTTGCCGAGCGTGTAAACAACGATCGTCGTATTAAAGACAAGTTGAAAGTGGTCTTCCTGCCTAACTACCGTATCACTCTGGCTGAGAAAATCATTCCGGCTGCCGATGTGTCCGAGCAGATTTCCACCGCCGGTTTTGAGGCTTCCGGCACCGGTAACATGAAGTTTGCCCTGAACGGCGCGCTGACAGTGGGTACTCTGGATGGTGCTAACGTTGAAATTGCCGAAGAGGTAGGCGACGACAACATCTTTATTTACGGTCTTACTGTTGATGAAGTGGCTGAGCTGCGTCATCGTGGTTACAACCCGAAAGATGTTTACAACAGCAATGCCGAGCTGAAAGCGGTCATTGACTGGCTGGCTTCCGGTGACCTGTGTCCTGAAGAGCCTGATGCGTTCCGTCCTCTGGTGGATTCACTGCTCGGAGGTGATTACTTCCTGACGCTGGTGGATTATCAGGCCTACAGCGACGCGCACGACAAGATTGTTGCGACCTGGAAGAAACCAGAGCTGTGGTGGAAGAAGGCGATTATCAATACCGCTTCCATGGGTAAATTCTCTTCTGACCGTTCCATCATGGATTACGCTAAAACCATCTGGAACATGGCGTAA